Below is a window of Cytobacillus firmus DNA.
TTCTTCTTGATTTGCCTCCGGGAACAGGAGATGTTGCCCTGGATGTGCACACTATGCTTCCTTCCTGCAAGGAAATTGTTGTGACAACTCCACATCCTACCGCCGCATTTGTTGCTGCCAGAGCTGGTGCAATGGCACTTCGCACAGAGCATGAAATCTTGGGTGTTATCGAGAACATGGCCTACTTCGAAAGTCAATTGACTGGAGAAAGAGAGCACGTATTTGGCCAAGGCGGCGGTGAAAAGCTAGCTGATGAACTGCGGACAGAAGTGCTGGGCCAGCTTCCTCTACAGCAGCCTGACTGGAATGAGGAAGATTTTGCTCCGTCCATTTATGATGAAGACCATAAGCTTGGTCAAATCTATACGGATATTGCCCGTAAAGTTATCCAAACAATTGAAAGCAAATAATGAAAAAAGCCTCTTCCAAAATGGAAGAGGTTTTCTTCTTATAGGGGTTATGCTCCGCCGCCCTGGCCGCCACCGCCGCCGCCTTGGTCTTCACCCTGGCCGCCGCCTTCACCCCCGCTTTCTTGTCCGCCCTGCTCACCGCCGCTTTTCGTTTCCGCTGCTGCTTTCAGAAGGATGTCCTGAATTTTTGCTTTAAAGAGCGGGCTTTCAAATGTCTCAGTCATTACTTTCTGAATGTGCTCCCGATATTCCTTGCTTTTAAGGACATCTGTAACTTCTTTTTCAAGCTCGGGATCTTTAAGTACTTCTATCATCATTCCCCGGTATTCAGGGTCTTTCATAAGGTCTTTTAAAAGCTGCTCATTTTCCTTTTGCATACTTTTTGCCATGCTTTCGGCAAACTTTGGATCGTCAAAGGACTTCTTCCAAAACTCTGTGCCTTTATCGGAAGTTAAGGTCTTTTCAATGGTCTCACTTACAACCTTTTGGTCCATGACCATCTTTTGCTGCATTTTTTCATCAGCCATCAATTCTTCGAGTGCTTTTTTTCCTTCATCTGTCTTTAATATATCTACAACCATTTTTTTAGTTTGCTCATAATCCATTTGGCCGGCGCCAGATTCCCCTTGGCCGCAGCCTGATACGAAAAACACTAGCGCTAATGGAAGGAGCAAACGGAATGTTTTTTTCATGGTGAAGCTCCTTTCAGAGGTGTCCTTACCTTTAGAATGAAGATTTTCAGCAAATATTATGCGCTGGAATTACAATGCCTAGATTTTTCAAACTTTGGTTGGTACAATCAATAAGAATGAATTTATTTATTATGGGGGAAAAATAAATTGACTAGCCGTAATTGGGTAAAGCTTTTTATAACAACTCTTTTAGTCGGAGGAATAACGACGGGAGTTGTCGGGTTTATTGTGCGCTGGGATGAATTTGCACCTATTTTTACTGACTTCGATTTCCTGGAGATTCTGTCAGTATTGTTCTGGCTTATCGGTGTAGGATTAATCTTCAGTATTATTAGCCAAATGGGCTTTTTTGCTTATTTGACAGTACACCGCTTTGGATTGGGGATTTTCAAAGGATTATGGAATCCTATTCAAATTGTCCTTATTTTATTTGCTTTATTTGACTTGGTTTATTTCCGCTATAAGGCTTTTGCCGGTGCGGGAGACAGCATGCTTCCTTATGTTGGCGTTGCAGCAGTCCTTCTTATAGTCGCTCTTGTGGTCGCAGCAATTAAAACCAAACAGACCAACCAGCATGCCTTTATTCCTGCAGTCTTCTTCATGGTGGTCGT
It encodes the following:
- the gerD gene encoding spore germination lipoprotein GerD — protein: MKKTFRLLLPLALVFFVSGCGQGESGAGQMDYEQTKKMVVDILKTDEGKKALEELMADEKMQQKMVMDQKVVSETIEKTLTSDKGTEFWKKSFDDPKFAESMAKSMQKENEQLLKDLMKDPEYRGMMIEVLKDPELEKEVTDVLKSKEYREHIQKVMTETFESPLFKAKIQDILLKAAAETKSGGEQGGQESGGEGGGQGEDQGGGGGGQGGGA
- a CDS encoding KinB-signaling pathway activation protein, translated to MTSRNWVKLFITTLLVGGITTGVVGFIVRWDEFAPIFTDFDFLEILSVLFWLIGVGLIFSIISQMGFFAYLTVHRFGLGIFKGLWNPIQIVLILFALFDLVYFRYKAFAGAGDSMLPYVGVAAVLLIVALVVAAIKTKQTNQHAFIPAVFFMVVVTAIEWVPVLRVNEESWLYLMLIPLLVCNTYQLLILHKLNEDSQKQRSHIAKKPSK